The sequence GGCCGCGGGCCCCGCTACATCCTGGTCGGGAACCGGGCGCGCTACGCCTGGGAAGACGTGAAGACCTGGCTCGAAAGCCAGACGGTTGGCGGACCGATCGCCGCCTGAAATCAAGGAACCGCCCCGGGATTGCGGCCCGAGGCGGCTCAGCCACCCCCTAGGTCTGCAAGGAGACCACGAAGATGACGATCACCGAGTTTACCCCCAACGTCACCCCCGAGGCCATCGGCTGGAAGGTCGAACCGACCCTCCCGGACTACGTCTGCGCCACCGACTGGTGCGACCACTCCGACTGCACCCCCTACCTGGACATCGACGGCAAGTGGTACTCCCACAAGCGCCTCGTGATC is a genomic window of Amycolatopsis lexingtonensis containing:
- a CDS encoding helix-turn-helix transcriptional regulator; the encoded protein is MDKTLMPDLATRREVADYLKLSANTLSQMAYEGRGPRYILVGNRARYAWEDVKTWLESQTVGGPIAA